The genomic region GCCGGCGGGCAGGGCCGGTGACCGGGTGCGTGCGCTGGCGGCGTTCTCGTTGGCGCTCGGGTTCGGGTTGGCGTCGGTGAACACGTTCTTCGCCCTGTACGGCGTGCAGCGGCTGGCGTTGTCCGCGCCGGTCGCGGCCTGGCTGATCGCGGTGATGGGACTGGTCGGCATCGCGGGCCGGGTGTGGTGGAGCGGCGCGGCCGGCAAGGCGGACGATCCCGCTGCCGTGTTGCCGTTGCTGGGACTGGGTGCCGTCGCCTCGGTGGCGGTGGTGGCGCTGGCGGACCAGGCGCACTGGCTCGTGTGGTTCGGCGCGGCGGGTATCGGCGTGTTCGCGGTGGCGGGCAACGCCGTGTCGATGGTGGCGGTGATGCGGGCGGTGCCGCAGAAGCTCGCCGGGCGGGCGGCGGCGGTAGCGTCGGCCGGGTTCTTCGGCGGGTTCGCCGCCGGGCCACCGTTGACCGGTCTCGTGGTGCACCAGGCCGGCTACCCCTGGCTGTGGGTCACCGTCGGCGTGGCGTTCGCGGTGGCGGCCGGCATCGCGTTCCTGCTCACCCGGCGTACCGCGGTGACGGTG from Lentzea guizhouensis harbors:
- a CDS encoding MFS transporter, which translates into the protein MRTVVTAVSTAAMAVSMLQLFVLGALGPVLVAELGVAEWQLGALVAAGFGVATLLSLPAGSLVDRVGPQRSLVGLFLVSAVALTVLAVAGSPWWIAAGVALGGIPQALANPATNKVILAVVAPEHRGSVTGWKQSGVQLGAFVAGVPLAGAAAVADWRWGVGVLAVLCLVGAAATARLTLPVPPAKSGPAGRAGDRVRALAAFSLALGFGLASVNTFFALYGVQRLALSAPVAAWLIAVMGLVGIAGRVWWSGAAGKADDPAAVLPLLGLGAVASVAVVALADQAHWLVWFGAAGIGVFAVAGNAVSMVAVMRAVPQKLAGRAAAVASAGFFGGFAAGPPLTGLVVHQAGYPWLWVTVGVAFAVAAGIAFLLTRRTAVTV